A window of Exiguobacterium sp. FSL W8-0210 contains these coding sequences:
- a CDS encoding glycerol-3-phosphate dehydrogenase/oxidase → MANQPFSSKNRADVYNRLTREELDLLVVGGGITGAGIALDAASRGMKIGLVEMQDFASGTSSRSTKLVHGGLRYLKQFEVQMVAEVGKERAIVYENGPHVTTPEWMLLPMHKGGTFGPFSTSIGLRVYDFLAGVKRSEWRTMLSAKETLAKEPLVKQQGLKGGGYYVEYRTDDARLTIEVMKEAVEHGARVVNYTKAEEIIYDAGKVVGMRVTDLLTGDVHEIRAKKVVNATGPWVDELREKDGSKVGKQLRLTKGVHVVIDQSKFPLKQAVYFDTPDGRMIFAIPRDGKAYVGTTDTFFDKDTAHPKFTVEDQDYVLDAIHYMFPEVKVTAEDVESSWAGVRPLIYEEGKDPSEISRKDEVWQSESGLITIAGGKLTGYRKMGEHVVDLVAKLLKKEENVAYARCSTKNMPMSGGHVGGAKGFAEFLKAQTATNGLTTEEVQFLAKRYGSNLPKVLEYAAAFDAATTALPRSVYAQLHYSIEHEMVARPIDFFIRRTGAVFFDIAWARAHKDAVIEEMKTVLNWTAEQTDAYTKELDIEIEDAAHALVTE, encoded by the coding sequence ATGGCTAACCAACCATTTTCAAGCAAAAACCGTGCAGATGTCTATAATCGATTAACACGTGAAGAACTCGATCTACTCGTCGTAGGTGGCGGTATCACAGGTGCGGGGATCGCCCTCGATGCAGCGTCACGCGGTATGAAGATTGGCCTCGTCGAAATGCAGGATTTCGCGTCCGGTACGTCTAGTCGTTCAACGAAATTAGTCCATGGTGGTCTACGTTATTTAAAACAATTCGAAGTTCAGATGGTCGCGGAAGTCGGTAAAGAACGTGCGATCGTTTACGAAAACGGACCACACGTCACGACACCAGAGTGGATGTTGCTTCCGATGCATAAAGGCGGTACGTTCGGACCGTTCAGTACGTCAATCGGTCTTCGTGTTTATGACTTCTTAGCAGGTGTTAAACGTTCGGAATGGCGGACGATGTTATCTGCGAAAGAGACATTGGCAAAAGAACCACTCGTCAAACAACAAGGTCTTAAAGGTGGCGGTTACTACGTTGAGTACCGTACAGATGACGCCCGTCTAACAATCGAAGTCATGAAAGAAGCGGTTGAACACGGTGCACGCGTCGTCAATTATACAAAAGCGGAAGAAATCATCTACGATGCTGGAAAAGTCGTCGGCATGCGTGTGACGGACCTCTTGACAGGTGACGTACATGAAATCCGTGCGAAAAAAGTCGTCAACGCGACAGGTCCATGGGTTGATGAATTACGTGAAAAAGATGGCTCTAAAGTCGGGAAACAACTTCGTTTGACAAAAGGTGTCCACGTCGTCATCGATCAATCGAAATTCCCACTCAAACAAGCGGTCTACTTCGATACACCAGACGGTCGGATGATCTTCGCGATTCCACGTGATGGAAAAGCGTACGTTGGTACGACAGATACGTTCTTCGATAAAGATACTGCACATCCGAAGTTCACAGTCGAAGACCAAGACTACGTCCTAGACGCGATTCACTACATGTTCCCAGAGGTTAAAGTGACAGCAGAAGACGTTGAATCAAGCTGGGCTGGTGTACGTCCATTGATTTATGAAGAAGGAAAAGATCCTTCTGAAATCTCTCGTAAAGATGAAGTATGGCAGTCTGAGTCAGGTCTCATTACGATTGCGGGTGGGAAATTGACTGGATACCGTAAAATGGGTGAGCACGTCGTTGATCTCGTCGCTAAACTCTTGAAAAAAGAAGAAAACGTCGCGTACGCACGTTGCTCGACGAAAAACATGCCAATGTCTGGTGGACACGTCGGCGGAGCAAAAGGATTTGCTGAATTCCTAAAAGCTCAAACAGCAACGAACGGTCTAACGACAGAAGAAGTTCAATTCCTAGCAAAACGCTACGGTTCGAACTTACCGAAAGTACTGGAATATGCAGCAGCATTCGATGCAGCAACGACAGCTCTTCCACGTTCTGTCTATGCACAACTCCACTACAGCATCGAACATGAAATGGTCGCTCGTCCGATCGACTTCTTCATCCGTCGTACAGGTGCTGTCTTCTTTGACATCGCGTGGGCTCGTGCTCATAAAGATGCCGTCATCGAAGAAATGAAAACTGTCTTGAACTGGACAGCAGAACAAACAGATGCTTATACGAAAGAACTCGATATCGAAATCGAAGATGCAGCACACGCGCTTGTAACAGAATAA
- a CDS encoding DsbA family oxidoreductase codes for MKVEVWSDYACPFCYIGKRRLEQAIANEKLDIEVEFKSFELDPDAPAVPTQGLYEILASKYGTTLEQARNMSQGVVDTARQEGLHYEMDRVIPANTFEAHRLTQFAKKHGKMNAVSEALFTAYFMNGEDLNDPTILTRIAVEAGLAEADVTAFLASKELATDVREEEAMAQQLGVRGVPFFVFDRKYAISGAQPVEAFEQVFAKIRQEQTLEIIAEGDACGVDGCN; via the coding sequence ATGAAAGTAGAAGTATGGTCGGATTATGCATGTCCGTTTTGTTATATTGGGAAGCGTCGTTTAGAACAAGCAATTGCGAACGAAAAGTTGGATATTGAGGTCGAATTCAAAAGCTTTGAACTTGACCCAGATGCACCAGCAGTGCCGACGCAAGGGTTATACGAAATTCTTGCTTCGAAATATGGGACGACTCTCGAACAAGCACGGAATATGTCGCAAGGTGTCGTTGATACGGCACGTCAGGAAGGCTTGCACTACGAGATGGATCGTGTCATCCCAGCCAATACATTCGAGGCTCATCGCCTGACTCAATTTGCAAAAAAACATGGTAAGATGAATGCAGTATCGGAAGCTTTGTTCACAGCTTATTTCATGAATGGAGAAGATTTGAATGACCCAACCATTCTGACGCGGATCGCAGTAGAAGCAGGACTTGCTGAAGCAGATGTCACAGCGTTTCTCGCATCAAAAGAACTGGCGACAGATGTTCGAGAAGAAGAGGCGATGGCACAACAACTTGGTGTTCGTGGTGTACCGTTCTTCGTCTTCGACCGAAAATATGCTATTTCCGGCGCACAACCAGTAGAAGCATTCGAACAAGTCTTCGCGAAGATCCGCCAGGAACAAACACTTGAAATCATCGCTGAAGGTGATGCGTGTGGTGTCGACGGCTGTAACTGA
- a CDS encoding lipoate--protein ligase: protein MKFIFHPEIRDARINLAVEEFILNNLNVNEEDYFLFYINGPSIIVGKNQNTNEEVNLKYVEENGIHVVRRLSGGGAVYHDEGNLNFSFLTKDDGDSFNNYKKFTEPVVQALHKLGVEAELSGRNDIHVGSRKISGNAQFTTKGRMFSHGTLMLDSNIEEVVNALVVSEEKMRSKGIKSVRSRVANISEFLTEPLTMEQFVDHLLASIYEGKEIERYILTEEDWDKVRAISAERYGNWEWNFGKSPKFDVIQKKRFPIGTIDFRLNVKKGIIEEAKIYGDFFGVEDAEEIARALEGTRYDRASLREVLGRYELKKYFGAVELDEVLDVLA from the coding sequence ATGAAATTCATCTTCCATCCTGAGATTCGCGACGCGCGAATCAATCTCGCTGTCGAAGAATTCATCTTGAACAACCTGAACGTCAATGAAGAAGACTATTTCTTGTTTTATATCAACGGTCCATCCATCATCGTCGGAAAAAACCAGAACACGAATGAAGAAGTTAATTTGAAGTATGTCGAGGAAAACGGCATCCACGTCGTCCGTCGTCTTTCCGGCGGTGGCGCTGTGTATCATGACGAAGGAAACTTGAACTTCAGTTTCTTGACGAAAGATGACGGTGATTCGTTCAACAACTATAAAAAGTTCACGGAGCCGGTCGTGCAAGCGCTGCATAAACTCGGTGTCGAAGCGGAGTTATCTGGACGAAACGATATTCATGTCGGAAGCCGGAAAATCAGCGGGAATGCCCAGTTCACGACAAAAGGACGGATGTTTAGTCATGGTACGCTGATGCTCGATTCGAACATCGAAGAAGTCGTCAATGCGCTTGTCGTCAGTGAAGAGAAGATGCGTTCCAAAGGCATTAAATCGGTTCGGAGCCGTGTCGCGAACATCTCGGAATTCCTGACAGAACCGTTGACGATGGAACAATTCGTCGATCATCTCCTTGCCTCGATCTATGAAGGGAAAGAGATTGAACGGTATATCTTAACTGAAGAAGACTGGGATAAAGTACGTGCCATCTCGGCAGAACGTTATGGCAACTGGGAATGGAATTTCGGAAAATCACCGAAATTCGATGTTATTCAAAAAAAACGTTTCCCGATTGGAACGATTGACTTCCGATTGAATGTCAAAAAAGGCATCATTGAAGAAGCGAAGATTTACGGTGACTTCTTTGGCGTCGAGGACGCGGAAGAAATCGCACGGGCGCTTGAAGGTACACGTTATGATCGCGCGTCTCTTCGCGAAGTGCTCGGTCGGTACGAATTGAAAAAATATTTCGGCGCCGTCGAACTTGATGAGGTGCTAGACGTTTTAGCGTAA
- a CDS encoding glucose 1-dehydrogenase — MGYNKDNFLEGSLTDFIDFEQISKQLPKTEDEQPLPYYERDDYKAAGKLEGKVAIVTGGNSGIGRAVSIAYVREGAKVVIAFYGDQEGAEETKARLEELGGEVLLSKGDIGDADYCETLVQKTIDHFGRLDIVVNNASMQKPEDSLKDITDESMEKTFKTNIFGMMRLARAALPHLSLGSAIINTTSSTAYEGNALLIDYSATKGAIVSFTRSLSMNLAKEGIRVNAVAPGPIWTPLITETFPDESVKTFGKNTPMDRPGQPAEMASAYVFLACNDSSYMTGQVLHLNGGVIVNG; from the coding sequence ATGGGCTATAATAAAGATAACTTTTTAGAAGGTTCGTTGACGGACTTTATCGATTTTGAACAGATTTCAAAACAATTACCGAAGACGGAGGACGAACAACCGTTACCTTATTATGAGCGTGATGATTATAAGGCAGCAGGTAAGCTTGAAGGAAAGGTCGCAATCGTCACAGGCGGCAATTCTGGAATCGGTCGTGCTGTCTCGATTGCTTATGTCCGTGAAGGGGCAAAGGTTGTCATTGCTTTCTATGGCGATCAAGAGGGAGCAGAAGAAACGAAAGCGCGTCTTGAAGAATTAGGAGGCGAAGTCCTACTTTCTAAAGGAGATATTGGGGACGCAGACTACTGTGAAACACTTGTTCAAAAAACGATCGACCATTTCGGTCGCTTAGATATCGTCGTCAACAATGCAAGTATGCAAAAACCAGAAGATAGTCTGAAGGATATCACGGATGAGTCGATGGAGAAGACGTTTAAGACAAATATCTTCGGAATGATGCGCCTTGCCCGTGCTGCTTTACCGCACCTTTCACTTGGTTCTGCCATCATCAATACGACATCTTCGACAGCATACGAGGGGAACGCATTATTGATCGACTACTCCGCTACTAAAGGAGCAATCGTTAGCTTCACGCGGAGTCTTTCAATGAATCTGGCAAAAGAGGGCATTCGTGTCAACGCCGTCGCGCCTGGTCCGATTTGGACACCACTCATCACGGAGACGTTCCCGGATGAATCAGTCAAGACGTTCGGTAAGAATACACCGATGGATCGTCCAGGGCAACCGGCCGAGATGGCATCTGCTTATGTCTTCCTCGCCTGTAACGATTCAAGTTATATGACAGGACAGGTCCTTCACTTAAATGGTGGTGTCATCGTTAACGGTTAA